One window of the Candidatus Korarchaeota archaeon NZ13-K genome contains the following:
- a CDS encoding 50S ribosomal protein L21e, whose product MGRRSFGFLYRSRNFLSKTPREKGRPSPAKFLKEFEVGEKVVIDVEPSVRRGMPHRRYQGKVGVVVGRRGDAYLVDVRLGGKTKHLIVLPVHIKRHSG is encoded by the coding sequence ATGGGTAGAAGATCCTTCGGATTCCTTTACAGGTCTAGGAACTTCCTCTCCAAGACTCCTCGTGAGAAGGGGAGACCCTCTCCTGCTAAGTTCCTCAAGGAGTTTGAGGTTGGCGAGAAGGTGGTGATAGACGTCGAGCCCTCTGTGAGGAGGGGCATGCCCCACAGGAGGTACCAGGGCAAGGTCGGCGTCGTGGTGGGCAGGAGGGGGGATGCCTACTTGGTTGATGTTAGGCTGGGAGGGAAGACCAAGCACTTAATAGTGCTGCCCGTGCACATCAAGAGGCACTCGGGATGA
- a CDS encoding DUF655 domain-containing protein, whose product MWRIAQGKRRPHDSWAYVLYVDEARRRVQLIGDRYFILMEFALRPNVNVNVLDKVYVGKGPRREVSKFIRYLTYEELSPTAKMLLESVVSKIVVEGEQFFVNLFNESLPLTTRLHQLELLPGIGKKTLLKILEERSKKPFSSFSDIAERTGIKDPADLIVKRVLDELVGKDKYHILVAPKDVLELEEEVY is encoded by the coding sequence ATGTGGAGGATCGCGCAGGGGAAGAGGAGGCCTCACGATAGCTGGGCTTACGTCCTTTACGTCGATGAGGCTAGGAGGAGGGTTCAGCTGATAGGGGACAGGTACTTCATACTCATGGAGTTCGCCCTGAGGCCCAACGTGAACGTCAACGTTTTGGACAAGGTTTACGTGGGCAAGGGCCCGAGGAGGGAGGTGAGCAAGTTCATCAGGTACTTAACTTACGAGGAGCTCTCTCCCACGGCTAAGATGCTCTTGGAATCCGTGGTATCCAAGATAGTTGTGGAGGGGGAGCAGTTCTTCGTGAACCTATTCAATGAGAGCCTTCCCCTCACCACGAGGCTCCATCAGCTGGAGCTATTACCCGGTATAGGTAAGAAGACCCTGCTCAAGATACTTGAGGAGAGATCCAAGAAGCCCTTCTCCAGCTTCTCGGACATCGCAGAGAGAACGGGCATAAAGGACCCGGCGGACCTCATCGTCAAGAGGGTCCTGGACGAGCTGGTGGGGAAGGACAAGTATCACATACTGGTGGCCCCCAAGGATGTGTTGGAGCTGGAGGAGGAGGTCTATTGA
- a CDS encoding ATPase translates to MNDSVYVLSSDVLMRSLIRYEPGHSLIRGSKLIIPEEILSKLEEEASKGDRFSVGALGEIIWLQELQGEGYIEEVRIEGHRGRGVDALYEIAKRYSAKVLCGDRITTLSLRARGVDVLYIGPKMDGLRIYDYFDEETMSVHLKEGAPPMAKKGRPGNFNLVKLSERRLEEFEVRTMAYEIIERAKTGPDAFIEAMYDDAYLIQLGNLRVLIAFPPFSDGIEITAVRPLVKVTLDDYDLSDKLKRRLSERAEGILIAGPPGAGKTTFASALAEFYREKGKIVKTLESPRDLQVGPEITQYGKLAGTFENTADLLLLVRPDYVIFDEMRKTQDFKIFVDMRLAGVGMVGVVHCGFPIEAIQRFIERVDLGVLPHVVDTVIFIRDGRIEKVYSLKITVKMPTGMKDVTLARPVVLVKDFETETVEYEIYTFGEEVIVMPVASREGVEEEASARFRLKRRKHTIVIDLGPAMADTEVTIYAGNREVATMITDSRGRLTLARSSPLGRRVMEAIRNDSLRVVPSERSEEDYEFSGE, encoded by the coding sequence ATGAATGATTCGGTCTACGTGCTGAGCTCGGATGTGCTCATGCGATCCCTCATAAGGTACGAGCCAGGCCACTCTCTGATAAGGGGATCCAAGCTCATAATACCGGAGGAGATACTCTCGAAGCTTGAGGAAGAGGCGTCCAAGGGGGACAGGTTCAGCGTCGGTGCTCTCGGGGAGATCATCTGGTTGCAGGAGCTGCAGGGGGAGGGTTACATAGAGGAGGTGAGGATCGAGGGTCACAGGGGCAGGGGTGTGGACGCTCTCTATGAGATCGCGAAGAGATACTCCGCCAAGGTCCTCTGCGGGGACAGGATAACCACGCTTTCCCTGAGGGCCAGGGGGGTCGATGTCCTCTACATAGGCCCCAAGATGGACGGGCTGAGGATCTACGATTACTTCGATGAGGAGACGATGAGCGTTCACCTCAAGGAGGGGGCGCCTCCCATGGCTAAGAAGGGCCGCCCCGGGAACTTCAACCTGGTCAAGCTGTCCGAGAGGAGGCTCGAGGAGTTTGAGGTCAGGACGATGGCTTATGAGATAATCGAGAGGGCTAAGACGGGGCCAGATGCTTTCATAGAGGCAATGTACGATGACGCCTACCTGATCCAGCTGGGCAATCTGAGGGTCCTGATAGCCTTCCCCCCATTCTCGGACGGCATAGAGATCACCGCTGTGAGACCCCTGGTGAAGGTGACGCTAGATGATTACGATCTGAGCGATAAGCTGAAGAGAAGGCTGAGCGAGAGGGCCGAGGGGATCCTCATAGCCGGACCCCCGGGCGCCGGGAAGACGACGTTCGCGAGCGCCTTGGCCGAGTTCTACAGGGAAAAAGGAAAGATAGTGAAGACATTGGAGTCCCCAAGGGATCTTCAGGTGGGTCCAGAGATCACTCAGTACGGGAAGCTCGCGGGCACCTTTGAGAACACAGCGGATCTGCTTCTCCTGGTCAGACCGGATTATGTGATATTCGACGAGATGAGGAAGACCCAGGATTTCAAGATATTCGTCGATATGAGGCTCGCGGGCGTGGGAATGGTCGGTGTCGTTCACTGCGGTTTCCCGATAGAGGCCATTCAGAGGTTCATAGAGAGGGTGGATCTGGGTGTGCTGCCGCACGTGGTTGACACGGTGATCTTCATAAGGGATGGGAGGATAGAGAAGGTCTACTCGCTTAAGATAACCGTGAAGATGCCCACCGGTATGAAGGACGTGACCCTGGCGAGACCCGTCGTACTGGTGAAGGACTTCGAGACGGAGACCGTTGAGTACGAGATATACACGTTTGGAGAGGAGGTCATAGTGATGCCGGTGGCTTCCAGGGAAGGGGTTGAGGAGGAGGCCTCCGCCAGGTTCAGGCTGAAGAGGAGGAAGCACACCATAGTTATAGACCTCGGTCCCGCCATGGCAGACACTGAGGTGACGATATACGCGGGCAACAGGGAAGTGGCCACCATGATCACGGACTCCAGGGGGAGGCTGACCTTAGCCAGGAGCAGTCCGTTGGGGAGGAGGGTCATGGAGGCGATAAGGAACGATAGCCTGAGAGTTGTCCCGAGTGAGAGAAGCGAGGAAGATTACGAATTCTCTGGGGAGTGA
- a CDS encoding tRNA pseudouridine(54/55) synthase Pus10: MDDPVDLIIEREGALCEFCESSLRGERVEQVVRRMEDSLRSGESHFREECSLCGGIIGREVVGMVREALRRLEDLEVESLKVSVILPVEVMEREDRVRAKYDPPRMRSVKLTLIKSLDRVMGLLSGKPIEENASAMILFDFRRGEVSIRSSPVFIFGRYRKLERGISQSRRKCAECGGRGCERCGWRGKVAQGSVEGIVGEVMREFFLADDYVLHGAGREDVDAKMLGSGRPFVMELINPRRRHVDLSELEREINERASGAVEVSDLRFSDRDEVRALKESSSATRKLYRALVEVESDVSEEELERLKERLEGAIVRQRTPTRVLWRRSDIVRIKRVYEVDIKMINSRKFELYVLCDGGLYVKELVSGDGGRTSPSVTELLGKKSFCSELDVLGVMVPLGER, translated from the coding sequence GTGGATGATCCGGTGGATCTGATCATCGAGAGGGAGGGGGCCCTCTGCGAGTTCTGCGAATCCAGCCTGAGGGGGGAAAGGGTGGAGCAAGTGGTCAGGAGAATGGAGGACTCCCTTAGGTCCGGAGAGTCCCACTTCAGGGAGGAGTGCTCCCTCTGCGGCGGCATCATAGGGAGGGAGGTGGTGGGTATGGTAAGGGAGGCCCTGAGGAGGCTGGAAGACCTTGAGGTCGAATCCTTGAAGGTGAGCGTGATCCTTCCTGTTGAGGTGATGGAGAGGGAGGATAGGGTGAGGGCCAAGTACGATCCTCCCAGGATGCGCTCCGTCAAGCTGACACTCATAAAGTCGCTTGACAGGGTCATGGGGCTCCTCTCCGGGAAACCGATAGAGGAAAATGCCTCAGCGATGATCCTCTTCGACTTCAGGAGGGGTGAGGTCTCCATCAGATCATCGCCTGTGTTCATCTTCGGCAGATACAGGAAGCTGGAGAGGGGGATATCCCAATCCAGGAGGAAGTGCGCTGAGTGCGGTGGGAGGGGTTGCGAGAGATGTGGGTGGAGGGGTAAGGTGGCGCAGGGGAGTGTTGAGGGTATAGTTGGAGAGGTCATGAGGGAGTTCTTCCTGGCGGACGATTACGTGCTTCACGGCGCCGGCAGGGAGGACGTGGATGCCAAGATGCTGGGAAGCGGGAGACCCTTCGTGATGGAGCTGATCAACCCAAGGAGGAGGCACGTCGACCTGAGCGAGCTCGAGAGGGAGATAAACGAGAGGGCCTCCGGGGCCGTGGAGGTCTCCGACCTGAGGTTCTCCGATAGGGATGAGGTCAGGGCTCTGAAGGAGAGTTCTTCAGCCACTAGAAAGCTTTACAGGGCCTTGGTTGAGGTGGAAAGCGATGTGAGCGAGGAGGAGCTCGAGAGGCTCAAGGAGAGGCTTGAGGGTGCCATCGTGAGGCAGAGGACCCCCACGAGGGTGCTCTGGAGGAGATCCGATATTGTTAGGATAAAGAGAGTATATGAAGTTGACATTAAGATGATAAATAGTAGAAAATTTGAACTATATGTGCTCTGTGACGGGGGACTTTACGTCAAGGAGCTCGTCAGCGGGGATGGTGGGAGGACCAGCCCCAGCGTCACCGAGTTGCTGGGGAAAAAATCTTTTTGTAGTGAACTCGACGTACTCGGGGTGATGGTTCCGCTAGGCGAAAGGTGA
- a CDS encoding signal recognition particle protein yields the protein MVLERLGSSLRNAVSRMMGRSVIDEATINEFVRDVQRSLIEADVDVKLVLEMSRRIKERTLREDPPPGFSRRDLAVKVLYDELTSLLGRKPAEIPVETKKTNVILMVGIEGSGKTTTVAKLAKWLSKRFGKVGIISADVIRPASKLQLEQLVGPEVPVYWKDSRDPLEIMREGLEFFRREKYNFVLIDTAGRHKDEAGLMDELERYYRAIKPDLVILTIDGTMGQAAYSQAKAFAERIPVGGVIVTKLDGAAKGGGALSSVAASGAPILFIGTGERVDDLERFDPNRFVSRLLGGGDFVELAMRVEEAFRESKLLERISRGRFDLEDFKEYLKQMRGAGPLDKLLEMIPGFGWKIPRQAIDEDEIERWIAIVNSMTPEERRDPSIIRGSRIERIARGSGVTAKDVRRMLKSYHQIRRMMESMSSMSKARSLFRRMGVSG from the coding sequence TGATAGAGGCTGACGTGGACGTGAAGCTCGTTCTTGAGATGAGCAGGAGGATCAAGGAGAGGACCCTGAGGGAGGATCCTCCACCCGGCTTCAGCAGGAGGGACCTCGCGGTAAAGGTTCTTTACGACGAGCTGACATCCCTTCTGGGCAGGAAACCGGCTGAGATCCCCGTTGAAACCAAGAAGACTAATGTGATACTCATGGTGGGTATAGAGGGATCGGGCAAGACGACTACGGTCGCTAAGCTAGCTAAATGGCTGTCCAAGAGGTTCGGTAAGGTGGGGATCATATCGGCTGACGTGATAAGACCGGCATCTAAGCTTCAGTTGGAGCAGCTGGTCGGTCCGGAGGTTCCCGTTTACTGGAAGGACTCTAGGGATCCCCTGGAAATAATGAGGGAGGGGTTGGAGTTTTTCAGGAGGGAGAAGTACAACTTCGTGTTGATAGACACCGCCGGGAGGCACAAGGATGAAGCTGGCCTCATGGATGAGCTTGAGAGATACTACAGGGCGATAAAACCGGACCTGGTTATCCTAACGATAGACGGGACGATGGGGCAGGCGGCTTACTCCCAAGCCAAGGCCTTCGCTGAGAGGATCCCGGTCGGCGGGGTCATAGTCACTAAGCTGGACGGTGCCGCCAAGGGGGGCGGGGCCCTATCATCGGTGGCCGCGTCAGGAGCCCCGATACTCTTCATAGGGACTGGAGAGCGGGTGGATGATCTGGAGAGGTTCGACCCCAACAGGTTCGTCTCGAGGCTGCTCGGCGGCGGCGACTTTGTTGAGCTCGCAATGAGGGTGGAGGAGGCCTTCAGGGAGAGCAAGCTGCTGGAGAGGATCTCAAGGGGAAGGTTCGATCTGGAGGACTTCAAGGAGTATCTCAAGCAGATGAGGGGAGCGGGTCCCTTGGATAAGCTCCTCGAGATGATACCGGGATTCGGCTGGAAGATACCTCGCCAGGCGATCGATGAGGATGAGATTGAGAGGTGGATAGCGATCGTGAACTCGATGACCCCGGAGGAGAGGAGGGACCCATCAATCATAAGGGGATCGAGGATCGAGAGGATAGCCAGAGGATCGGGAGTGACCGCGAAAGATGTCAGGAGGATGCTGAAGTCTTACCATCAGATCAGGAGGATGATGGAGTCCATGTCATCCATGTCCAAGGCCAGGAGCCTGTTCAGGAGGATGGGAGTCAGTGGATGA